The following are encoded in a window of Halorarum salinum genomic DNA:
- a CDS encoding DUF7471 family protein, whose product MGPSTRTLQLGADWIDPGYSPLLTATILLAGLGTTMLFLVSVVAYRQRRTSRYLLVAVALAALVVRTGIGLGTMLGFVPMTVHHLASHSLDFLIAAAILYAVYRSGPDVETLPAE is encoded by the coding sequence ATGGGGCCGTCAACGCGGACGCTACAGCTCGGGGCCGACTGGATAGATCCGGGGTACTCGCCGTTGCTCACCGCGACGATCCTCCTGGCGGGGCTCGGCACGACGATGCTCTTTCTCGTCAGCGTGGTCGCGTACCGGCAGCGACGGACCTCCCGGTACCTGCTCGTCGCGGTGGCGCTCGCCGCGCTCGTGGTTCGCACGGGGATCGGACTCGGAACGATGCTCGGGTTCGTCCCGATGACGGTCCACCATCTCGCCTCCCACAGCCTGGACTTTCTCATCGCCGCGGCGATCCTGTACGCCGTGTACCGGAGCGGCCCCGACGTGGAAACGCTCCCCGCCGAGTGA